ACGGCAAAAGAAGGTCTATGAACAGGGAGTTATACCCGAAGCTGAATTCCAGCAGTACCGTCGTGATTACAACAATGCGCTGGAAGAGCTGGAAGCCGCTGAAAATAACCTTCAGCTGATTCGCGAAGGGGTTTCGAAAAAGGCAGGGACTGTAACCAACACCCTGATCCGTTCCACCATTGACGGCATGGTGCTCGATGTACCGGTTGAAGTAGGAAATTCGGTAATTGAAGCCAACAATTTCAACGAAGGCACTACCATTGCCAGTGTGGCCGACATGGGGGAAATGATTTTCAAAGGGAAAGTGGATGAAACCGAGGTTGGGAAACTGAAGCCCGGAATGCCGCTGGTATTGCGCATAGGCGCCATAGAAAACGAAACCTTTGATGCTTTTCTCGAGTACATTGCCCCCAAAGGAAAGGAAGAAAACGGAGCCATTCAGTTTGAAATCAAGGCAGCGGTCAAACTCAAGGATAAATCCTTCATCAGAGCCAATTACAGCGCCAATGCCGACATTGTCCTGGAGCGGGCCGACAGCGTGCTGGCTGTGGAGGAATCCCTGCTCAAGTTCGAAAAAGATTCTGCCTACGTGGAAGTTGAAACTGCCACTCCACAGGTATTTGAAAAACGGTTTATCAAAACAGGACTTTCAGACGGAATCAGAATTCAGGTGCTGGAGGGTCTTTCAAAGGAGGATAAAATAAAAGGGCCGGAAAAGAAAGACGCCTCCAAGGAACAGGATAAAAAAGGCTAAACCTTCTTGAGGTTTTATGGATTCTGCATCATCTGTTCCAGTTCCCTTGCCCTGATGAGCGAGATGCGTTTGCCCTGAAACCAGGAAACAATAAACGCCTCGGGAAACCCGTATTCCTTCACCTTTTTCAGTGCTTTTTCAGCGGCACTGATGGAACGGAAGGATCCGGCATAGTACCGGATGATGCCTGATTCAGGTGCACGCTCGCCTGTAACCGGGTACAATCCCCTGAACATATCGGGCTTCATCGGTTTGCTGAAAGCACCGATCTGGATGCGATAAATCACACCTTCAGGAAAACCCAAATCCAGAGGAATAGGAGAATTTGCCGAATAAGGCGAAACCGTTCTGATTTCGAAAACATCTCCCGTATCAGTTGCTTTAACCGGCGGAACAGCGGATAGAGTGTCCCTGGAGGAAGGCTTCTGCGCCGGATCGGCCACCCCTGTTTTTTCTGAATCCTTCTTCATGGTGGAAGCAGATTCGCCCGCTGATGAATTTCCGGCAGGTTCCTTAGCAGGAGGCCGGTACCTGGGAATTTCCTTCTGCAGGTATTTCATTT
This DNA window, taken from Bacteroidales bacterium, encodes the following:
- a CDS encoding efflux RND transporter periplasmic adaptor subunit encodes the protein MKKVFRITLVLVFVALFVATFAYLYSKSRKKPVVYEIKNPEITNIVKKTVATGSVVPRKEVAIKPQVSGIIEALYVEAGQKVRKGDLIAKVRIIPDMVTLNNAESRLKRAQINLEDAKMVYERQKKVYEQGVIPEAEFQQYRRDYNNALEELEAAENNLQLIREGVSKKAGTVTNTLIRSTIDGMVLDVPVEVGNSVIEANNFNEGTTIASVADMGEMIFKGKVDETEVGKLKPGMPLVLRIGAIENETFDAFLEYIAPKGKEENGAIQFEIKAAVKLKDKSFIRANYSANADIVLERADSVLAVEESLLKFEKDSAYVEVETATPQVFEKRFIKTGLSDGIRIQVLEGLSKEDKIKGPEKKDASKEQDKKG
- a CDS encoding SPOR domain-containing protein is translated as SEAQSLPKLNDPVTLSHFPERVPYITGASATGAEKETIRQEKKPENGRSRTQPATPPVVMSGEDQSGYLALLNEALRLQLKSDSILRVAEEQKKNLSEVKEPAERTRRSRQISALFSKADSLQNLANVRYSLAREMEMKYLQKEIPRYRPPAKEPAGNSSAGESASTMKKDSEKTGVADPAQKPSSRDTLSAVPPVKATDTGDVFEIRTVSPYSANSPIPLDLGFPEGVIYRIQIGAFSKPMKPDMFRGLYPVTGERAPESGIIRYYAGSFRSISAAEKALKKVKEYGFPEAFIVSWFQGKRISLIRARELEQMMQNP